From Pseudochaenichthys georgianus chromosome 15, fPseGeo1.2, whole genome shotgun sequence:
ATTTTAGATATCATAAAGGAAGTATTGTCTTGATATTGATGTCATTTATTACCTGACAAGGGTGGTTATAGACGGGTTGGTGAAAAAGGGAGGAAAAGTGCTGCCCTAATGCTCAGAGAAGACTAAAACGGAGGATGGCCATGATGGAAAAATCAATTAACCTTGGCCTGGAAGTGAACTGGTTGATCTTTCTGCAcgattttatttgttgacaaataTACCATCTGCTGTTCTGTGGAAcaatgactgtgtgtgtgtgtgtgtgtgtgcgtgtgtgcgtgtgtgtgtgtgtgcatgtgtgtgtgcatgtgtgtgttcgtAGTGGCCGTGAGAAGTATGACTGGTGttcggtttgtgtgtgtgtgtgagagagacagaTAACACATAGGTGCACATCATTTGCACAAGCATTATCAAAGCATCAGTAGTTTCCAGAGACACAGGTATAAATGGGTCCTGTTTTCTACAtatgagatgatgatgatgatgatgatgatgagcacTTTGTCTACTGCAAATTTGAAATAATTATGCAATAAACCAATAATTGCCAAACTCAACTGGACCACACAAATGGTCCCCTGTGGAAATCAAAATGatcaaaagttactgaaagggGATAACTTATAAAGAGATATGATATTTATGTTCCATAAAGTTCAGTTTGACTTTTGAATAGACTTTTGACTGTGACTTAAACATGGCTTTAGCGATTGCAGTATTGTTTTCTTCATAACCTGTGAGTGTAACCCCatttgttacgtccccactaaggtctaggggacctggagacaataacgtacaaccaataattatgagagagtcagagtaaaggttgacaaaaggtttattccttgtaacctatcatataatacaattaaacagaaacactgtttgtgaggaggaggaggaggaggaggaggagtcaaaggattgtgccaaacaaaagaaacaagcataacaaaaccaggcctatctctacaactatcctttgaaaccaaactcaaacaaaaaccctcactaacaaactacaaagaatttgacaaaacaatatacaggggtggcaacaatccgcttacctagtgtgtctaaacaatagttagctcggtggtgagaaatgtacagggtaccccagacttacctaactcctccacctctcaacacacacacattaacaaagttcagagtattcaaagagctttagttgctaaacacagccgtgttccttcctcagcaacaggcccagagtgagagagagaagacttcctgggtgcctcctttatggtcggccctggttgctgataggccagctgagggtgagaggatccaatcagccatcagactcaggtgcacaggcagataccgatcagctgctgattagctgtgcagaagacagggagaagagagaaacacaggagggaaggaaaaccacacatgtacagcctgcctggcacgtaacagtAGTGGCCGTGAGAAGTATGACTGGTGttcggtgtttgtgtgtgtgtgtgtgtgtgtgtgtgtgtgtgtgtgtgtgtgtgtgtgtgtgtgtgtgtgtgtgtgtgtgtgtgagagagagacagataacACATAGGTGCACATCATTTGCACAAGCATTATCAAAGCATCAGTAGTTTCCAGAGACACAGGTATAAATGGGTCCTGTTTTCTACAtatgagatgatgatgatgatgatgatgatgatgatgatgatgatgatgatgatgatgatgatgatgatgatgtgcaCTTTGTCTACTGCAAATTTGAAATAATTATGCAATAAACCAATAATTGCCAAACTCAACTGGACCACACAAATGGTCCCCTGTGGAAATCAAAATGatcaaaagttactgaaagggGATAACTTATAAAGAGATATGATATTTATGTTCCATAAAGTTCAGTTTGACTTTTGAATAGACTTTTGACTGTGACTTAAACATGGCTTTAGCGATTGCAGTATTGTTTTCTTCATAACCTGTTATGAGGGTTTGAAAGTAGTCATTATTTGAATGTGTCACAAGAAGTTAATGTGAGGAACCACTCCAATAAACCACACTTgaatttatttccatgaaataTTGAGCTAAATTAtcttttcttatttatttttgcaattCCTCCTCACTGAAAGTAGAGTGCCTTCTTGCAGGAATTCATAAAATGATCTGAAGAAACAATAATGTCCTCAAATGCCAAGACATTCATCATCTAATAATATCAGTTTACATCAGAGCCACACTTGCTGCAAAGTCAAGGCTGCACCTGTGACGCTCCTCGAGTTACTGAAGTGCTCCTTCAACATGCAGCAGAATCTATAAACATCCTCTCCGTCCTCAGCTGGAACACTCAGTGTAATTGACTGAGAAATCAGAAGATAGCAGGAAGCCAAACCACAGAGTCGAGAGAAATAAATACTCAGAAAGCTTACCTAAGCTTATTCCTGGCATCCTCCTTACCTCAATATAACCCCTATGTACTTATTTTTACAGTGCCACTAGAAGCGAAACAGCATAGTAAATAAACACAGCTTGTACAAACGATGACATGGCTTTACAgtgcaaataaaaaataaactatGGTGTGATCTTACGTTATGTCAGTGAACTACTAGAgttgttttatttttggttaACTGCTAATAAGTGTAATGCGGGTTTCCGATATCTGcccattttgttgtttttcattatccttCTCAACTTCTCAAGCAAtgcaaaacattatttttgtaattatcCTAAACCcagctttttcatgtttctgTGAATTAATTCACATAGACTTATATTCAAGAGAAAGTTTACATTCTGTTAAAAGCAAAAGTCATTATCCAGTATTTTCTGCACACCAATTGTATGGACCTTGTGTACACAGTATGGCCTCATTTTCAAACCATTTCGATTTgggattgtttttcttttaagcaGCGCCTCCCGTTGTCTCGGAATCCAAAACATCTTTTATTTTGAGGACTCTAAAGAAACCGTGTAGCTGAACATTGTTTTTGGTCTCGGTCTGATATGTCTATCTGTCTCTGCAGGCTTTGGGATGACGACGCCTGTGACGGTTGCAGGGAAGGTGTTCCTGATCTTTTACGGGCTTCTGGGCTGCGCGGCCACCATCCTCTTCTTCAACCTCTTCCTGGAGCGAATCATCACACTGCTGGCCGTGGTGATGAAGGCTGTGAGGGAGCGTCGAATCAGGAACAGCGGTTTACTTCCGCCGGGCATCCGCCATGACTTCTCAGCCTACTCCCTCCCCGGCTGGAAGCCGTCCGTGTACCACGTGATGCTGATTCTCGGCCTGTCAGCCATCACTATCTCCTGCTGTGCATCAGCCATGTACACCCCTGTCGAGGGGTGGGCTTACTTAGACTCGCTTTACTTCTGCTTTGTTACCTTCAGCACCATTGGATTTGGGGATTTTGTTAGCAGCCAGAGCGACGCTTACAAATACCAAAGCCTCTACAGGGTGGCCAACTTCTTCTTCATGCTAATGGGCGTGTGTTGCATCTACTCGCTCTTCAATGTTATCTCTATTGTCATTAAGCAGGTGCTCAACTGGATTTTGGAGAAAATGAGCTGCTTGTTTTGCCAGCGCTGCAATAAGGCCACCGTGCTCCTGGGCAGACGGAACGCAATCCGCCCGGGCTCCAAGAGTCGCCACGGTCGGACTGGCCAGTTGTCCGACTCTGATGGACCTTGTGATAGTGATACAGAGGGACGCAGACTCTCAGGGGAGATGATCTCAATGAAAGACTTGGCAGCCTCCAACAAGGTGTCGCTGGCCATCATGCAGAAGCAGCTGTCTGAGTCGGCAAATGGATATCCCAGGACAGTGTGTGGAAGCTCACGCCATAATGGTTTCTCTGGGGGGGTTGGCGCTCTCGGTATCATGAACAACAGGCTGGCAGAGACAAGTAACTCCAGGTAGAGGACACAATAAGTGTTGGAGCTCTTGATTCTCAAACTGTCTAACAATCCCTGAGGTTGATCGCCATAGAAAAAATACATTTGAGATGGATTGCCAATGTTACTTGTCATGCATGATACATATGATTTTTTTGGACACTTTTGGTTGGAATTACAAGCCTGTGGTGATGATGCAGGTAATGATGGTGGTGTTTTCAGTGATGATTTGATGATGAAGGCATGAAGAGAGAACCACAGAGTCAACAAATAAGCATACGATGATCTGGGGACCTCCCATTGACCATTATGTTAACCTCAAACCAAACCCAGAACAAATCACTGACATGTCAGTGTTAAATGCTGAGGTCTGCTATATGTGCTCAATATATCAGACCTTGACAACTGAAATGTTGTGCAGTAAAGGAGCCAAGGGAAGCATTCAGTGCAATCTTCATTATTTTGGGATTTTGCCAATTTCTTTGAATGTACATATTGAATGCTGATATAAACATGACACGTGTATCCACTGAATGACATAGCACATACTGATCTATGCATTTTACTGCTCATGCATTTTTTGCACCATTTCTAGACCTTCCATTGATTGTGCAAACTCCATTTCTTTCTTGACCCAAGTCAAGTTTTACCCTCAGGTGATTGATTCCATTTCTGGGGGCGAGCATGGAAAGTGGAGTTTAGCTAGGCACGACTGTGATGTAGTTGATTTGTCAATGCTGTTGGGAAGGGGTATTTACAGTGCCACTAACGGCCTATAAAGAGTAATTTCCTAAAGATGGAGAAAAGAGCAcagttgaaaaatgaaaatcCATTCCTTTTGAGAGAGGAGCTGTCCTTATCAGCACAGAAAAATGCTTCTGCGGCCAAAGACTTTGACTTGAAGGGTAAAAGAAAGCACCATGcaactctttctttctcttcttttttaAGCTTAAAGCTGTCTGCTAGGAAAATAAGTGATAAAGGCTGGCAATGTATTAATTACCCTTTGAATGCAGAATGTATGTATTCTGTTTTTGTAAAAACAGAATAAATGAGAAGtaagtttgtgtttgtttgaagTAAAATATAAGAGAGGGGGAAAGAGAGGGAACAAGTGGATGGTTTTATCCTGTGGGCAAATTATGTTAAACGATGCAGATTAAAGGAGGCCAGGTAAAGCTGTTCAGAAGCTGGAGAGGAAAACAAAACCATAAGAATACTCTGGCTTGCATTGATTTTTAAATAGAGATTTCCTGTTTTCAGATAAAGATTCTCTGTGAACTTGATCCAAAAGTCTGCAAAGGTTGATTTTCCTCACTTTTGGTGTGGACGACATGTAATGATGGAGGATGTTGAACGAGGATGCAGTACTCAGTCAGTCTTTGCGATCAATGTCCTAGTTGCTGGCAACTATCTCTTCCAAGTCATCTGTGATTTAAAGCTGCGTAATGTTTGTTTGATGTCAGTAAACAGCAAGGCAGAGGAGACGTTGATAGTTAACCTGTCCGGGAGGCGATGATGAAGTAACAAAAACTAGAGAGGGGGGCCATTGACAGCAATAGAAATGAAGGAGTTTAAAATGAATATTCAATCCAAATACACGCCCTCTCAGCCAAAGGCTTCTCTTTCCTTTGCATCAATTTTCAACATATAATATCCTCCCAGGCCACTCACCTCTTTTTTGTGTCATCTCTGCATTCACTTCAGACTCACTGCACCAAAACCTTTTGCCTCCTATTTCCCGCACATCTCAGCTCTCCCGTCACGCTCATCACCCTTGCACCATGAATACTACAATGAGACATGCCATAGTATATCATATAATGTCTTAAAAAGTCCTTTTACACTAATGCGTGAATTGGATCTGGGTCTATCCTTGATTGATTTTCATCCTGGTTTTGCATAGATCTGAATAATTTATTTTACCCCCCAGTGACACTTAGAACAATAGAGAAAATGACTCAGGTAGATATATTCAGGCTTGTCTTAGTGTTTCCCGCATGCCATTATGGTAAAGCCATACAAGATAGCTGTATATAAAACAGAGTCTTTGAAGtatatttttttacatataGCTTTCAGATATCTACATGTGAATGATTGAATAAGTCACCGTCTCATGTCTTTAACACAGTCGGTCAGCAGATTGATACACCATAGAGAACTTAACTACCCACTAAAAACATGGATACAAGAGTTACAATGTGAACACAGGTTGTCCAGATACTAAAGAGTAGATTGATATGTTGGGAAAATGGCATATTGGTATTCACTTTCTTGCGTAAAGTTAGATGAGAAGATTGATATCACTCACACCTGTAAGGGGAAATATGTagctggttagcttagcatatcATACAGACTGGGACTAGCTAGTTGTgagttcttaatgtgatgtctCTTTGTTGATATAACAGCTACATTTGAGAGCTTTGGAGATGCTATAGTAGTTGAAATGTTGTTACCTTTAGACACATCTAGGCTGGTTCCCCCTTCCCAGTTTTTAAACAAAGCAAAACTAGCGCTGCTATGCTTACTTGACTTTATGGACTTCCTGGAGTCTTTACAAGATCATTTTAGAGATGTAAAATTAATTAGAGAGCTTTCCAGCCAGGCTAGCCGTTTCCCCCATTTTCTGGAATGTATCCAATGCTAAGCTAATAAGCTATATCTCCAAGGCTCTACCAGTCCACATGTCTAGCTGACTAATTACTACattacattttctttgtttcatttaaataaaaaatacaaaaaacaggTAGTCTaggttgaaataaaaaatatgttttatgacTAGCTTTCCCCCCTTTTACTGTCAGCCAACAACCTTCAGTGCTGTATTATAAAGACAAAGTAGAAATGACAAATACTTGAGGCTTCCAGATGTATACAAGCTGTAGCTCCATGTTAACCACCTAGATGTGAGAATGGTAACTCTTAGCAAGAatgtatttcccaaaatgtcaatTTATCACTATTATATTTAAAAGCTCCCGACACATCTAGGTTCCCAGGTAGCTCATGAGCAGCGAGTGAGCTCACTGTGAGCTCACTGTGAGTGAGCTCACGGTGATGTGATGTGAAGTGGGGTTCATGTGTTGCCTGACTGTTAGCCTCTCTTGCAGGCAAATAGAAAGTGCCAATCCCTGGGACATTTGAGAAGGAGTATGGCATGCTGTAGCAAATGACATACTGTAGAATGAATTCAATACTGATCCCCTGTTGTTATATGTTACGGGGACGTGTTGCTGGCACTTCTCGATATTGATTCCTGAATGATGTACTGTATGTTAACCTTCATTTCCCCTCTGAGCCTTGAGGTTATAATGGAAGATGTTTCAGGTTTGCTCAAATATTTGTTAAAGCCCCTGTAGTCGTTAGGGTCGAGCAAGCTGCATTGTATCCTTTAACCTACCCTTGACAAGGagcatgtgtgtatgtatgcatTGTGTTCCCACCTGCTGTGTAAAGGACTGGAAAttagaattaaatgaatgtgATATGTTATCTTAAATGCTTCCCTAGAGTCCCCCAGAAGGTATTCAACTTATAATATGATCAATAAAATGTTTATTTACTTAAGCCTAAAACACATCAATCTTTAAAGAAactgaatataatatataaagtaATGTTTGCTCACCTAAAATGCATGTGTGGCTTGAAATAAATTGCCTTACTTTAGTGCTTACTACAAAAAGACTCCATATTGAAAAGATTATAGTGTGCAGAACTTGTGTTGTACTATACAATCATTTTCCATTTAGAAAAATTGATCTCCATCGATTGCAATGGTTTAAACCTCTGCCCTCTGTATCCTCTGAGGAGGCAGGTGGTCTTAGGATTTGCTATTTGTTATCAGGACAAATGCCTCTAAAATGTGAAATCAATGACTATTCTGTTAAAGTATAATTAATTCCTGTCCCGTTCTTGTCAAAAAAAACAAATTAGGTTTAAACAATGCAAAATGTCCAAGCCCACACTATTAGTAGTTAATATGGGTGAACATAGCAGACTTGGATCACAGCGCTGCATGATTTGCAGAAAAAGTTATGTAAACGGTCATTTAATCTCTATTCTCACTAGCAGTGTTTATTCCAGTCAACACATATCGTACATTATACACGCACGAAGATCTACCCTGTAGTCAACAACACTTTGACTGTAAAATAGGCCGATTAAAATGTCATGCTCCATAGCCATTACAAGACTGGTGATGTTTTTAGTGTTGATTTTGAAGGCTGTCGATGGTGCTAAGGCATTATCATTTATTCAGCAAAGCTTCTTTGTGATCACAGTATGGCACATAACACTGTGCTCGCTCCAGTGTCCTCTGAAGAAGAGTACatgaatgcttttgtatttagaGACTGTTAAAGCTGCTAGTTTCAGCAACAAAGTGTATTTAAATTAATTTGGCTGGAGCACAAGCGGTAAACAGCTGAGCGGTTTGGAAACAGAATGATGTATTACTGCTCTGCTTGGCTGCTCTTGATCTTGAACAAGAGTCAAATTGTTGGCCATGATCTGGAGCTTGATTTCCAAATTAGCAGGATGTGTGCtcgatgttttttttaatgaagaCTGATGGTATGGAGCCACAAACTACATTCAGATCTTAATATGAAAGATTCTTCAAGGTGTCTGTGGTCCACAGTAATGCTGACCTTCGGGTTtatcaaaataattaaacacctTGTTGTGTGTCTTATGTTGCTTGCATCGTAGTGTAACATCCAGTTAATGTATGCAAATTCATTCTGTTTGCAAGTTGCACATTTATACCAATGattgtacttttatatttaTGTAAATAAAAGTAAAACCTATATGAAACAAAAGGGGTTCCATTCAACTCTGATATTTATTGATATGATTTCCTAATTAAATTGTTTGAGGATTATATAAATGCCAAGGTATATTCTGGTACATATACTCTGTATGTCTGTTTTCATTTGGGAGGATTTACCAAAGAAGATGTAACATGTTAATTAGTGAGCGttagagctgctgctgctgctgctgctgctggcagatggatgttat
This genomic window contains:
- the kcnk12 gene encoding potassium channel subfamily K member 12, whose amino-acid sequence is MMSGQRLQGCRSLHLNEDNGRFVLLAVLIVLYLLCGAAVFSAIERPSELRAHGRWHGTLLNFSETFNISLQELNSFLREYEAAIATGIRADALRPRWDFTGAFYFVGTVVSTIGFGMTTPVTVAGKVFLIFYGLLGCAATILFFNLFLERIITLLAVVMKAVRERRIRNSGLLPPGIRHDFSAYSLPGWKPSVYHVMLILGLSAITISCCASAMYTPVEGWAYLDSLYFCFVTFSTIGFGDFVSSQSDAYKYQSLYRVANFFFMLMGVCCIYSLFNVISIVIKQVLNWILEKMSCLFCQRCNKATVLLGRRNAIRPGSKSRHGRTGQLSDSDGPCDSDTEGRRLSGEMISMKDLAASNKVSLAIMQKQLSESANGYPRTVCGSSRHNGFSGGVGALGIMNNRLAETSNSR